From a region of the Desmodus rotundus isolate HL8 chromosome 7, HLdesRot8A.1, whole genome shotgun sequence genome:
- the SLC5A1 gene encoding sodium/glucose cotransporter 1, with protein MVNSTWSPETAAPHERIRNAADISVIVVYFVVVMAVGLWAMFSTNRGTVGGFFLAGRSMVWWPIGASLFASNIGSGHFVGLAGTGAAAGIATGGFEWNALFFVVVLGWLFVPIYIKAGVVTMPEYLRKRFGGKRIQIYLSILSLLLYVFTKISADIFSGAIFINLALGLDLYLAIFLLLVITGIYTITGGLAAVIYTDTLQTAIMLVGSFILTGFAFQEVGGYGSFMEKYMNAIPTVVSDGNITVRKECYTPRNDSFHIFRDPLKGDLPWPGLIFGLSILALWYWCTDQVIVQRCLSAKNMSHVKAGCVMCGYLKLLPMFLMVMPGMISRILYTDKVACAVPSECEKHCGAAVGCTNIAYPTLVVELMPNGLRGLMLSVMLASLMSSLTSIFNSASTLFTMDLYTKIRKQASEKELMIAGRLFILVLIGISIAWVPIVQSAQSGQLFDYIQSITSYLGPPIAAVFLLAIFCKRVNEPGAFWGLIIGFLIGVARMITEFVYGTGSCMQPSSCPTIICGVHYLYFAIILFAISVIVIVAVSLCTKPIEDKHLYRLCWTLRNSKEERIDLDAEEENIHEAPEETLEIEYPEQKKGCCRKAYDLFCGLDQQKGPKMTKEEEAAMKLMMTDTSEKPLWRTVVNINGIILLAVAIFCHAYFA; from the exons ATTGGAGCTTCTCTCTTCGCCAGCAACATTGGAAGTGGCCACTTTGTGGGGCTGGCCGGGACGGGAGCAGCTGCAGGCATCGCCACTGGGGGCTTTGAATGGAAC GCCCTGTTTTTTGTGGTTGTGCTGGGCTGGTTGTTTGTCCCTATTTACATCAAGGCTGGG GTGGTGACGATGCCAGAGTACCTGAGGAAGCGATTTGGAGGCAAGCGGATCCAGATCTACCTCTCCATTCTGTCCCTGCTGCTCTACGTCTTCACCAAGATCTCG gcAGACATCTTCTCTGGGGCCATATTCATCAACTTGGCCTTGGGCCTGGATCTGTACCTGGCCATCTTTCTCTTATTGGTAATCACTGGCATTTACACAATTACAG GGGGCCTGGCGGCGGTGATTTACACGGACACCCTGCAGACGGCGATCATGCTGGTGGGGTCTTTCATCCTGACCGGGTTTG CTTTTCAGGAAGTGGGAGGGTATGGCAGCTTCATGGAAAAGTACATGAATGCCATTCCAACCGTGGTTTCGGATGGGAACATCACCGTCAGAAAGGAGTGCTACACCCCGAGGAATGACTCCTTCCACATCTTTCGAGATCCCCTCAAGGGAGACCTGCCGTGGCCTGGGCTCATCTTTGGGCTGTCCATCCTCGCCCTGTGGTACTGGTGCACCGATCAG GTCATCGTGCAGCGCTGCCTCTCAGCCAAAAACATGTCTCACGTGAAGGCCGGCTGCGTGATGTGCGGGTACCTGAAGCTGCTGCCCATGTTCCTCATGGTGATGCCCGGGATGATCAGCCGCATCCTGTACACAG ACAAAGTGGCCTGCGCCGTCCCCTCTGAATGTGAGAAACATTGCGGCGCCGCAGTGGGCTGTACCAACATTGCCTACCCGACCCTGGTGGTGGAGCTCATGCCCAATG GGCTGCGGGGCCTGATGCTGTCGGTCATGCTGGCTTCCCTCATGAGCTCCCTGACCTCCATCTTCAACAGCGCCAGCACCCTCTTCACCATGGACCTCTACACCAAGATTCGGAAGCAGGCATCGGAGAAAGAGCTCATGATTGCAGGAAG ATTGTTCATCCTGGTGCTGATTGGCATCAGCATCGCCTGGGTGCCCATTGTACAGTCAGCACAGAGTGGGCAGCTCTTCGATTACATCCAGTCCATCACGAGTTACTTGGGACCACCCATTGCCGCTGTCTTCCTGCTCGCTATTTTCTGCAAGAGGGTCAACGAGCCG GGAGCCTTTTGGGGACTGATCATAGGATTTCTGATTGGGGTGGCGCGTATGATCACCGAGTTTGTTTATGGCACCGggagctgcatgcagcccagcaGCTGCCCCACGATCATCTGTGGTGTGCACTACCTGTACTTCGCCATCATCCTCTTTGCCATCTCTGTCATCGTCATCGTGGCCGTCTCCCTCTGCACCAAGCCCATTGAGGACAAGCAC CTCTACCGCCTGTGCTGGACCCTGCGCAACAGCAAAGAGGAGCGTATCGACCTGGATGCAGAAGAGGAAAACATCCACGAAGCCCCCGAGGAGACTCTTGAAATAG AATATCCCGAGCAGAAAAAAGGATGCTGCAGGAAGGCCTATGACCTGTTCTGTGGCCTGGACCAGCAGAAGGGCCCCAAGATgacaaaggaggaggaggcagccatgAAGCTGATGATGACAGACACCTCCGAGAAGCCTTTGTGGAGGACGGTCGTGAACATCAACGGCATCATCCTGCTGGCCGTGGCCATCTTCTGCCACGCGTATTTTGCCTGA